ATAATAACCCAATGTTATTTGAATAAGCTATTCCCCTGTGCTGATATTATATCCCCCATTTTGGTCTACGGTTATATCAATCCAAGGTTTTGTAATGGATATAACCCGTCCGCCCAGCGATAAGCAAAATTCACTCCGGTTCACACTTTTGAAGAAAATGTTTCCGACACCGCCTGATTCGCTTTCGCTTAAAGCATCGTGTTGGTACCCCCAATAGGTATTACCCCAAGAATGACGGTCATATATTTCCGTTATTATGACGTTATCGTAACCCCATTCTAATTGCATACAATATTCAAATAATGTTCCGCCTAAGGGTCCTTTATATGTTGTCATTTGGTATACGGTTTTTTGCCCCCGCGCTTTACTTACGGTTGTAATACTTTCGCATTTAACAGGTGTTAGCATTTCAATTAAGGCTTCTTGTTTTTCCGTTGTCAGCCCCGTAAAAAAGTTGTCGACATCATCGGCTTTTGTAAACTCATTCCAAAGCGCCTGATTAAATGCACGGGTTCCATCCTCGACATATTTATTCTCCGATGAAGCTGAAAAAACGTTGCCGCCAATCATCAATGTTCCGCTAATAACAAGAATAAGAACTAAAATTATACTAAACCCTTTTTTCATAAAACCCTCCTTTACCGGGGATCATTTATTGGTTTTTATAAACTGTTCTCCTTCTACCAATACTATACGCAGACTGCGTCAATAAAGTTCATTTCCGATTTATAAATAAATCTGATTTTTATTCAAAAATTTACAATTTTAAAACGCTTTTTACGTACTGTTTGAATTTGACCGACGTTAAGTAAAATTGTTATAATTAAACCTGAATTTTTCCCAAAATCCCCCCCTCCGGAGCTATTTTACATGTTAGCAGAACTGAAAACCGCAACCCTGGAAGCCCTCGGGTCTATTCTCCCGTTAGTTGCCGTCATTTCAATCCTGCAATTTACCGTTTTACATATTCCCACCAATCTTTTCATTAATTTCCTTATCGGTGCCGCAATGGCTATTGTGGGGGTGACCCTCTTTTTGGCCGGTGTCAGGATGGGTATCTTGCCGATGGGCAGGGATGTCGGTGCCGAATTGCCGCAGCATCAATCAGTGATATTGGTTGTTATCGTCGCTATAGTTTTCGGGTTTGTGGTTACTGTTACCGAACCGGGCGTAACGGTTTTAAGCACGATGTTTACCGATTTGGGCGGAGGCGGCGGGTCTGCAATGGTGATTGTTATCGCAGCCGGTATGGCGGTTCTTTTTACTGCGGCTTTAATACGCATTATTTTTGGAACTTCAATCAGAATTCTGATGGTTGCGGCTTACGGGATTGCCGTGGTTTTAGCACTCTTTGCTCCTCCGGAATTTGTCGGGGTAGCTTTTGACGCCGGGTCGGCGGCCGCCGGTTCTTTTACCGTTCCCATGTTTTTGGCTTTGGGGTTAGGTTTTGTTTCGGTTATGGCACGTAGGTCGCCGCTATCGGATGGTTTCGGGCTTGTTGGGCTTGCCTGTGCCGGTCCGATAATCGGTGTTTTATTATTGGGGGTGCTCCTTTGATTCCGGCCCCCTTTAGCGGACTTTTAAGTGTCTTCGGCAATGTCGCTCTGCCCGTGCTTTTGCTTGTGGCGTTCTTTTTGGTATTTCAATTTGTATTCCTGAAAAGACCGCTAAGACAAGTATTCCTCCTTTTACGCGGTGTATTAATCGCATATATCGGATTGGTTCTTTTCTTACAAGGAATAGATGTCGCCTTTATGCCGATGGGTGGTATAATCGGAGAGACATTAGGCGGTTTTGCGAGCCCATGGGCTTTGATTGCGGTTGGTTTTGTACTTGGCTTTTTGGTGACGTTTGCCGAGCCTCAAGTGCGAATTTTATCCCAGCAGATTGAAAAGGCCTCAAGTGGTTTTGTAAGGGCGCCTCTGATATTGTATACGCTATGTATCGGTGTCGGGCTTTTTGCGGGGCTGGCAATGGCGAGGACCCTTTTCGGGGTTCCTTTACTGTATATTTTAATACCGGGATATATGATTGCATTTTTACTGCTCATATTCTCCGATAAAAACTTTGTGGCAATTGCCTTTGATTCGGGAAGTGTTGCAACCGGCCCGTTAACCGTTGCATTAATTGTTTCAATCGCTACGGGGGCGGCTGCGGTAACCGAAGGGAGCAGCGTCCTGGTTGACGGATTCGGAACTATTGGTATAATTACTCTGGCGCCGATTATTTCGATACAACTGTTAAGCTTGCTTTATCGTATGAAACCGCCGCAAGGAGAAAAAAATGGGTGAAGTATCAAAAAGTTTAATCATAACTGTACTTAAAAAGGGTCTTGGAGACGATGCAGTCGATGCTTCAATGAGAGCCGGGGCCGAAGGGGCGACCGTAATGTACGGGCGCGGTGTCGGGGTGCATGAGAAAAAGAAAATTATGGGGATTGCTTTAGAGCCGGAAAAAGAGATCGTTTTTTCGGTGGTTGATTCCGAAAAAGTTTGCTGCGTAATGAAAGAAATTATTGCCTCTACCGATCTTGAAAAACCGGGTGTGGGGATTTCTTTTTCGGTGTCGATTGATAAGGTTTGCGGGATTGCGCATATACTGCCTGAGGCCGACGAGGTTGAAGCGGAAATTGAGAACGAAGCAAAACCCCTGCCGGAAACGGAAATTGTAAGAAAAGATGCTGACAATCCGCCTCCGCCCGTGTCGCAACAAGAAGAAAACCCTTAATCAATCCTGTTCTTCTAAATACCTGAAAATAAGCAAGGGCATTTTTGGCCGTATTGACACGGGTTATTATTGCCTTTATAATCTTTGTGGAATTGGGAAATAAAATGAAAATTAAATCTGATAAAGAACCCGATCAACGAGAGAATAGATATGTTTGCGTTCAATGGGTAATGCCGGGAGTTGTCTTAGAATAAGGTAACCTCGGTTTTGTGGTGTTTACAAACCCCACGTCCCATCGGGCGTGGGGTCTTTTTATTCGGATAATCAGGAAGAGGCTGCCGATGGAAGAAATGAAAGTAGAAGCCTTTAAAGCGTTACTGGCGGAGAAGAACTTCAAGGTTTTGCGCGAAAAACTGTTGGAGACCGAGCCGAGTAATATTGCCGAATTACTTGATAATATCCCTGATGATATTGCCGTAATTGTTTTTCGTTTGCTCCCGAAACCGCTGGCAGTCGATGTTTTTGATTATATGGACGGCTCACTGCAAAACCGCTTGCTCGGCTGTTTTTCGGACCAAGCGGCGCGTACCTTCCTTGAATCGCTGCCGCCTGACGATCGTATCGAACTTTTGGATGAAGTTCCGGCAAACGTTGCCCGCAGGCTTTTACAAATACTTTCTCCCGAGCAGAAGCGTCTAACCCTCTATCTGTTAGGATACGAAGAAGGCACTGCCGGCCGTGAAATGACCCCTTATTTTGTTGATTTGCACGCCTACATGACTGTATCGCAGGCAATGGAAAGAATCCGCAAACTGGCAATCAATCGCGAAACGGTTTACGTTTGTTACGTAATGGACCGTGCCCGCCATCTAATCGGCACCGTTTCTTTGCGCGACCTTGTGGTTGCCGATCCCGAGGCACGCATTTCGGATATTATGACACCGAATCCCGAATTTGTGTTTACCCATACCGACCGGGAAGAAGTGGTTAAGATTCTGCGCGAACGTGAGCTTATTGCTGTTCCCGTGGTGGATAACGAGGAGCGGTTGGTAGGTATTATTACTTACGACGATGTTGTCGATATTATTGAAGAAGAAACAACCGAAGATATTTATCGTTTCGGCGCTGTTTCGGTTACCGAAAAGAGCTATTTTACCAGCCGTATACTGGACGTGGTCAGAAGCCGTGCGGTGTGGCTGCTGCTGCTGATTTTCGTTAACATGGTAACCGGCTCCATTATTGCGGGGCAGGAGGCCCTTTTAGGCGAAATAGTTATCCTGGCGGCGTTTATTCCTTTACTGATTGGAACCGGCGGTAACGTTGGTTCGCAATCGGCAACCGTTGTGATTCGCGGTTTGGCAACCGGTGAGGTCAACCCTAAAAAGGCGGTGGGGATTGTAATCCGAGAATCAATTGTGGGGATTGTTTTAGGTATCTTCCTCGGTATATTGGTGCTTGGAATGGCTTATTTCTTGGGGCGCAATCTGATGGTTGCGGTGGTTGTTTCGGTAACCCTGATTGCTATTGCGCTGATGGCAACCGTTGTCGGCGGTTCACTGCCTTTTATTTTCCGAACGCTTAAGCTCGATCCGGCATTGGTTTCCGCTCCCTTTATTACGACAATAATGGATATTTTCGGTGTTCTGCTTTATTTCCTGGTGGCACACCTTATACTTGCAATCTAGAAATTAACTCTTTTTGTTGGCACAGTAGTATTCGATCGCCTCGGTAAAGAATTGGGGGAAATCCTCACCGAATTTACGGAAAAATTGGGCAAAATCGGGGTGATTGCTGTAGGCTTGCCCCAGCCCGAGGACGGCTTCGTCCGAATAGTGTGCAAAGTTTTCCAACCAAATTCTCCATTCGGCTACCAGCTCTTGCACTTCTTGGCTGGCGTGTCCTTTCGACATATTCTCCCTAATAGCCATAAAGATGGCCCCGCCCTTTTCCTGTAATGCCTTAAATTTCTCTTTACCCATATTCATAACCCGCGTTTCACTGTCTTTTAGGGTTTCCTCCCCCCAGCGTTCGCGCACTTCCTGTCTGTATCTTTCGATTTGCTCGTCGCTAAAGCCTTCGTAATATTCTTTAATCGGCATATCCCGTTCTCCTTTTAAGGTTTCGATTGTTTTTTCGATTGTGGCTATCATTTTGTTGGTGCGTTCCGCTTTTTTGAGAAGCAGTATCTTTTGCGATTGCAGTGCTTCAATCGGATTAAAATTGGGGTCTGCCAGAATTCTTTTAATTTCATTTAGCTTAAAACCCAGTTCGCGGAAAAACATAATTTGTTGCAGGCGGATTACCGCTTCGTCATCATAATATCTGTAATCGTTAATATCGCGAGACCTTGGTTTTAAAAGCCCCAATTTATCATAGTAGTGCAGTGTGCGCACACTGATTCCGGCAATATCAGCCAGTTTTTTAACCGTGTAACCCATAATGCTTTAATAATAAACTATTACGTAACGTTATAGTCAAGAGGGGGGCTGATACTGTATTTAAAAAATTGACATGTTTTGGCATTACTGCGTGATATAATCACTTTAGCATAACCAAATAATCATAAAGGAGGATGATTATGTTTGACGATCTAAAGATACGTCTTAATGTCGGGATGTGTTGTTTTTATTGCAATAAATCGGTACAGCCGTGCGGACATTTCATACTTCTTAACAGAGAAAAAAGAACCAGATGTGCAGGCGGTGAAGATAAAAGATTCGGGGGTATGGCCACCTATCAGATGTGTATATCCTGTGCCAAGCAACCGATTGAAAATCACAAAATGTTCCGCGATCAACCTGTGCATTTACAACAAATTGAGAAGGACGGTCTCTTTGCTTATTTGAAGGAACTGCGAGAGACCGGAGCGATAACTCAGGATAGGGAACTAGAAGAGAAAGAGTGTAGCTTCTGCGGGGTTTTGGTTGAGGATGGCATGTCTTATATCGAACTCGAAATTCACGAAGAAATCAACTATTATCGTACCGAGGTAGTCCCGGGAACAAGGTGGATTTTGGGAATGGCGTGCGAACAATGCACCGAAAATCTCCTGTTGTGGGTTTAATCGGCGATTATTAGCCTAACTTACTTGTCTAATCTATGGGTTCTGCGTCGCATTGCACTGTCTTTAAGGCGGCGTAGTGTGAGGGAAGTTAATCTTAGAGAACTCTTTTTATTTCTTTGATGTATTCTCCGATTCGCGCTCTTCGGCTTTAACCCTCGGCTTGAGGTTAATCTCTAATTCGGCATCCAATGCGTCCGCTATTTTTTTAATCGTCGATAGTGACGGGAGTGCTCCGCCACTCTCTACCCTCGCAATACTTTCTTGCTTGGTATTTAATAAAGCTGCTAATTGTTCTTGGGTTAGCCCTTTTGCCAGCCGTAATTTAATCAGGGTTGTAGCCAGCTTGTATTGCGGTTCTAAATTCTCAAATTCTTTTCTGAAATTGGGGTCTTCCAGTAGTCTTTTTTTGTGTTCTTTCCAGTTCATTCCTTTTTCCTCTCCTAGCCAAATAGTCGGTGCGTCTTGCTGCGGCTATTTCCAACTCCGTTATCGGAACTGAGCTTGTTTTCTTGCTAAATCCGTGTAACAAAATAAACTTTTGCTTAAAATGCAAGAAATAGATGATTCGATACCGGTTTCGACCCTGTCTAATTCTTAATTCCCAAAGTTTATCTCCCAAATATCTGGCATAAGGCATCCCAAGGTCAATACCGAATT
Above is a genomic segment from Dehalococcoidales bacterium containing:
- a CDS encoding DUF1538 domain-containing protein — protein: MIPAPFSGLLSVFGNVALPVLLLVAFFLVFQFVFLKRPLRQVFLLLRGVLIAYIGLVLFLQGIDVAFMPMGGIIGETLGGFASPWALIAVGFVLGFLVTFAEPQVRILSQQIEKASSGFVRAPLILYTLCIGVGLFAGLAMARTLFGVPLLYILIPGYMIAFLLLIFSDKNFVAIAFDSGSVATGPLTVALIVSIATGAAAVTEGSSVLVDGFGTIGIITLAPIISIQLLSLLYRMKPPQGEKNG
- a CDS encoding DUF1538 domain-containing protein, with the protein product MLAELKTATLEALGSILPLVAVISILQFTVLHIPTNLFINFLIGAAMAIVGVTLFLAGVRMGILPMGRDVGAELPQHQSVILVVIVAIVFGFVVTVTEPGVTVLSTMFTDLGGGGGSAMVIVIAAGMAVLFTAALIRIIFGTSIRILMVAAYGIAVVLALFAPPEFVGVAFDAGSAAAGSFTVPMFLALGLGFVSVMARRSPLSDGFGLVGLACAGPIIGVLLLGVLL
- the mgtE gene encoding magnesium transporter — protein: MEEMKVEAFKALLAEKNFKVLREKLLETEPSNIAELLDNIPDDIAVIVFRLLPKPLAVDVFDYMDGSLQNRLLGCFSDQAARTFLESLPPDDRIELLDEVPANVARRLLQILSPEQKRLTLYLLGYEEGTAGREMTPYFVDLHAYMTVSQAMERIRKLAINRETVYVCYVMDRARHLIGTVSLRDLVVADPEARISDIMTPNPEFVFTHTDREEVVKILRERELIAVPVVDNEERLVGIITYDDVVDIIEEETTEDIYRFGAVSVTEKSYFTSRILDVVRSRAVWLLLLIFVNMVTGSIIAGQEALLGEIVILAAFIPLLIGTGGNVGSQSATVVIRGLATGEVNPKKAVGIVIRESIVGIVLGIFLGILVLGMAYFLGRNLMVAVVVSVTLIAIALMATVVGGSLPFIFRTLKLDPALVSAPFITTIMDIFGVLLYFLVAHLILAI
- a CDS encoding MerR family transcriptional regulator, with product MGYTVKKLADIAGISVRTLHYYDKLGLLKPRSRDINDYRYYDDEAVIRLQQIMFFRELGFKLNEIKRILADPNFNPIEALQSQKILLLKKAERTNKMIATIEKTIETLKGERDMPIKEYYEGFSDEQIERYRQEVRERWGEETLKDSETRVMNMGKEKFKALQEKGGAIFMAIRENMSKGHASQEVQELVAEWRIWLENFAHYSDEAVLGLGQAYSNHPDFAQFFRKFGEDFPQFFTEAIEYYCANKKS
- a CDS encoding helix-turn-helix transcriptional regulator, with product MNWKEHKKRLLEDPNFRKEFENLEPQYKLATTLIKLRLAKGLTQEQLAALLNTKQESIARVESGGALPSLSTIKKIADALDAELEINLKPRVKAEERESENTSKK